From the Leptotrichia sp. oral taxon 223 genome, the window ACTCTTTTTTTATAAATTTCAGAAATTTTTGTTGTATCAGAACATTTATCAAGGGCTACAATCGCTCCATATTGTGACAATGTTGATGCACTTGTTACATTGTACTGGCTAACTTTCTTCACTTGATTCTGTAATTTTTCATCGGCAATAATATACCCAAGTCTGTAGCCTGTCATTGAATGTGATTTTGAAAATCCATTAATTATAATAAGCTGCTCCTTCAATTCATTAGAAAATTTCGCAAAGGAAGTAAATTTTTCAAAAGTAATCGCTGCATAAATTTCATCACTTATCAAATAAATATTTTTTTCTTTCAAAAATTTCACAATTTTAACCATTTCTTCTTCTGCAAGCGTAATTCCAGATGGATTATTCGGATATGTCAAAATTATCAATTTAGTCTTAGCAGTAATATTCCTTTCCAAAATCTCTTTCGTCAACACAAAACCATTTTCTTCCAAGTCAACAAATTTAGTTTTCGCCTCAGAAATCGTAATTAATGGCTCATATCCCACATATGCAGGTGTTGGAATAATCACTTCGTCATCTTTTGCTAAAATAGTTTTCAAAACCGAAGCAAGCCCTTCTGTAGAACCAACTGTCACCAAAACATTTTGAGCGTTATAGTTTCCAAAAAAATTTTCGTTATAATATTTGGCAATCTTTTCTCTTAATTCAGGCATCCCTCCCACAGGAGAATATTTTATTCTGCTATTTAAAGCATGATAAGCCACAGCTTCCTTCACTTCCTGCGGAACATCAATATCAGGCTCCCCAATCGTCATATTTATCACATTTTTATAGTTTACCAGTCTTTCATGAATTTTCCTAATATCAGAAATCTCAATTCCTTCAATAATTGGATTTATATACATTTTAATACCTTCCTTTTCTTAATTTTTATTATTAAATTTTTAATATTTCTTTCTTTGTAATATAATAAATTTACTGTAAATTAAATTTTTGTATTTTTTTCAAATTTTGCTTATACTCATTAATATTTTTAGATTTTATCACTCTTTCATTATAACTTTCTAAAGCCTCTATTATATATGAAAGTTTTGCATATTTCTTTTGTTTCATACTTGGATAAACAGTTGAAAAATAATCTAACGCTTTTAAAAAATTTTTAGTATTCAAATAATTAGTTATAATGTATAATTCTGCATCCATTATATACTCTTCTCTTAAATCTGAACCTAGATATGTAT encodes:
- a CDS encoding pyridoxal phosphate-dependent aminotransferase, which encodes MYINPIIEGIEISDIRKIHERLVNYKNVINMTIGEPDIDVPQEVKEAVAYHALNSRIKYSPVGGMPELREKIAKYYNENFFGNYNAQNVLVTVGSTEGLASVLKTILAKDDEVIIPTPAYVGYEPLITISEAKTKFVDLEENGFVLTKEILERNITAKTKLIILTYPNNPSGITLAEEEMVKIVKFLKEKNIYLISDEIYAAITFEKFTSFAKFSNELKEQLIIINGFSKSHSMTGYRLGYIIADEKLQNQVKKVSQYNVTSASTLSQYGAIVALDKCSDTTKISEIYKKRVEYFVNGLEKLGFECLKPKGAFYVFATYKNIEKFKNVKSFDFVLDLLEKTELAIVPGITFQVEGYVRFSIVHDIQVLEEAIARLGKYIKEK